One genomic region from Panthera tigris isolate Pti1 chromosome D1, P.tigris_Pti1_mat1.1, whole genome shotgun sequence encodes:
- the IGHMBP2 gene encoding DNA-binding protein SMUBP-2 isoform X3 — translation MQRSVTVAFDESHDFQLSLDRERAYRLLKLANDVTYKRLKKALITLKKYHSGPATSLIEVVFGGSPPSPASETQPPPFCNTSLDASQKEAVSFALSQKELAIIHGPPGTGKTTTVVEIILQAVRRGLKVLCCAPSNVAVDNLAERLARCQQKVLRLGHPARLLDCIQQHSLDAVLARSDSAQIVADIRKDIDQAFLKNRQTQDKREKSSFWNEIKLLRKELKEREEAAMLESLRSAAVVLATNTGASSDGPLKLLPDGHFDVVVIDECAQALEASCWIPLLKAGKCILAGDHKQLPPTIVSPKAAAAGLARSLMERLAAERGAGVVRTLTVQYRMHRAIMQWASEALYHGRLTAHPSVAGHLLRDLPGVAATEETGIPLLLVDTAGCGLFELEEEDDQSKGNPGEVRLVSLHVQALVEAGVRASDIAVITPYNLQVDLLRQSLAHRHPELEIKSVDGFQGREKEAVVLSFVRSNRKGEVGFLAEDRRINVAVTRARRHVAVVCDSRTVNNHAFLKTLVDHFTEHGEVRTAFEYLDDIVPENYSHESSQGHGQAGARPRGPAAAAGKPGSRPREGVQEALAAAGLQRKTPGGKPSGPEVGSQPSLNGGGLCPEAADGGDRADRFRAEIAEFVASENTRLEFPASLNSHDRMWIHQIAEEHGLRHDSTGEGKKRFITVSKRAPPAPPPPAGGPTAPGPTEAEPPPGEQSGRDPPDLKALHLERLQREKSRREPQAEQGQRASRSGPRKLPEKKKKKEAKGTFQDLCAPGQEAYGPLALGPVTTPWFTWPSRVRQCPLGFVCAVDGVRRVLVFKRVLSGRGCAFQRRSPWAATPSEESARCSHLLAVTVTSSLRKGRPGLDGHRAGRRVIACSLSPKAGSWAERLRGGEGHVAIDLPGEEDFDALVSAAVKADNTCGLAKCTASVATLGQLCLHCGRRFCLSHHLPEIHGCGERARAHARQRISREGVLYAGSGTKDRSLDPAKRAQLQRRLDKKLDELTSQRKSKRKEKET, via the exons ATGCAGAGATCGGTCACAGTAGCCTTTGATGAGTCCCATGATTTCCAGCTGAGCTTAGACCGAGAGCGTGCCTACAGACTGTTAAAACTCGCCAATGACGTCACTTATAAGCGGCTGAAAAA AGCTCTCATTACCCTAAAGAAGTATCATTCTGGCCCCGCGACCTCCCTCATAGAGGTCGTCTTCGGTGGATCACCCCCCAGTCCTGCCAGTGAAACAC AGCCGCCGCCGTTCTGTAACACCTCCCTGGACGCCTCCCAGAAGGAAGCCGTCTCCTTTGCGCTGTCCCAGAAGGAACTTGCCATCATCCACGGGCCTCCCGGCACTGGGAAGACCACCACTGTGGTCGAGATCATCCTTCAGGCTGTGAGACGGGGCTTAAAG GTGCTGTGCTGTGCCCCCTCTAACGTCGCCGTGGATAACCTGGCAGAGCGGCTGGCGCGGTGTCAGCAGAAGGTCCTGCGCCTCGGGCACCCCGCCCGGCTGCTGGACTGCATTCAGCAGCACTCCCTCGACGCCGTGTTGGCACGCAGCGACAGCGCCCAGATCGTCGCAGACATCAGAAAGGACATCGATCAGGCCTTC TTGAAGAACAGGCAGACCCAGGATAAGAGAGAGAAGAGTAGTTTCTGGAACGAAATCAAGCTGTTACGGAAAGAgctgaaggagagggaggaggccgCCATGCTGGAGAGCCTCAGGTCGGCAGCCGTGGTCCTGGCAACGAACACAG GCGCTTCTTCCGACGGCCCTCTGAAGCTGCTGCCCGACGGCCACTTCGACGTGGTGGTCATCGACGAGTGCGCCCAGGCCCTCGAAGCCAGCTGCTGGATCCCCCTGCTGAAGGCCGGGAAGTGCATCCTGGCCGGAGATCACAAACAGCTGCCGCCCACCATCGTGTCCCCCAA GGCTGCGGCGGCGGGCCTGGCGCGCAGCCTGATGGAGCGCCTGGCGGCGGAGCGGGGCGCGGGCGTGGTGCGGACGCTGACGGTGCAGTACCGCATGCACCGGGCCATCATGCAGTGGGCCTCGGAGGCCCTGTACCACGGGCGGCTCACCGCCCACCCTTCCGTGGCGGGCCACCTCCTGCG GGACCTCCCCGGGGTGGCCGCCACGGAGGAGACGGGCATCCCCCTGCTGCTCGTGGACACGGCCGGCTGCGGGCTCTTTGAACTCGAAGAGGAGGACGACCAGTCTAAGGGGAACCCTG GCGAGGTGCGTCTCGTCAGCCTGCACGTCCAGGCCTTGGTGGAGGCTGGCGTCCGAGCGAGCGACATTGCCGTCATCACACCGTACAACCTCCAG GTGGACCTGCTCAGGCAGAGCCTCGCTCACAGGCACCCCGAGCTTGAAATTAAGTCGGTCGATGGCTTCCAAGGCCGAGAGAAGGAGGCTGTGGTCCTGTCCTTCGTCAGATCCAATAGGAAAG GCGAAGTGGGCTTCCTCGCCGAGGACCGGCGGATCAACGTGGCCGTCACCCGCGCTCGGCGCCACGTGGCGGTCGTGTGTGATTCGCGCACCGTTAACAACCACGCCTTTCTGAAGACCCTGGTGGATCACTTCACGGAGCACGGCGAGGTGCGCACGGCCTTTGAGTATCTCGATGACATCGTCCCTGAAAACTACTCCCACGAGAGTTCCCAGGGCCACGGCCAAGCTGGTGCGAGGCCCCGGGGCCCGGCCGCGGCTGCCGGGAAGCCTGGAAGCCGGCCGCGGGAGGGGGTCCAGGAGGCCCTGGCGGCCGCCGGGCTGCAGCGGAAGACGCCTGGCGGAAAGCCCTCGGGCCCTGAGGTTGGGTCTCAGCCCAGCCTCAACGGAGGCGGCCTCTGCCCGGAGGCCGCGGACGGCGGAGACCGCGCGGACCGCTTCAGGGCCGAGATAGCGGAGTTTGTGGCGAGTGAGAACACGCGGCTGGAGTTTCCCGCGTCCCTGAACTCACACGACAGGATGTGGATCCACCAGATAGCGGAGGAGCACGGGCTGAGGCACGACAGCACCGGCGAAGGGAAGAAGAGGTTCATAACCGTGAGCAAGAGGGCCCCGCCTGCCCCGCCGCCTCCAGCGGGCGGCCCCACGGCCCCCGGCCCCACGGAGGCGGAGCCCCCTCCCGGGGAGCAGAGCGGCCGGGACCCCCCGGATCTGAAGGCTCTGCACCTGGAAAGGCTGCAGAGGGAGAAGAGCCGGCGGGAGCCGCAGGCCGAGCAGGGGCAGCGGGCCTCGCGCTCAGGGCCGCGCAAGTTAccggagaagaaaaagaaaaaagaagcaaaag GAACTTTCCAGGACTTGTGCGCGCCTGGTCAGGAAGCTTATGGCCCCCTGGCGCTGGGGCCCGTGACTACGCCGTGGTTCACCTGGCCGTCCCGGGTACGGCAGTGTCCGTTGGGTTTCGTTTGTGCAGTCGATGGCGTGAGGCGCGTTCTTGTCTTTAAACGTGTGCTCAGCGGAAGAGGATGTGCTTTCCAGAGGCGCTCTCCGTGGGCCGCCACTCCTTCCGAGGAGTCCGCACGGTGCTCGCACCTCCTGGCGGTGACGGTTACTAGCTCGCTGAGGAAGGGCCGCCCCGGGCTGGACGGACACCGGGCCGGACGGAGGGTCATTGCCTGTTCACTGAGCCCGAAGGCAGGAAGCTGGGCAGAGCGGCTCCGTGGGGGTGAAG GACACGTGGCCATAGACTTGCCCGGCGAGGAGGACTTCGACGCCCTGGTCTCGGCCGCCGTGAAGGCCGATAACACCTGCGGCCTTGCTAAGTGCACAGCCAGCGTCGCGACCCTGGGTCAGCTCTGCCTGCACTGTGGCCGCCGCTTCTGCCTCAGCCACCACCTGCCGGAG